In a genomic window of Bacillota bacterium:
- a CDS encoding rhamnulokinase, with the protein MSAQVYIAFDLGAESGRAVAGVYDGHRLELKTLHRFPNTPLRLPDALTWNVLRQYAEILQGIELTVKEYGDAVRSVGVDTWGVDFGLLDARGTLLTNPVHYRDHRTDGIMESLQSMVGADTIYDATGIQFMPINTLYQLVAVQQQHPGLLELADRILMMPDLFHYWLSGAKVSERTIASTSQMMDARTGEWAIDLLRHVGLPTHFLPEIVPPGTRLGKLRKAVAMETGATAVEVVAPGSHDTASAVAAVPAALGSDFAYISSGTWSLMGVELSEPLINAHTRTLNFTNEGGVNNTIRFLRNIMGLWLVQECRRAYAREGQDYTYEQLTQLAAEAQPFRVVIDPDDRRFLNPPNMLTAICEYCEATGQPAPQTPGEFVRCCLESLALRYRWVLEQLESLLGKRLSVIHVVGGGTQNRLLCQFTADACNRPVLAGPVEATAAGNVMLQMMAMGELKGITEGRELIRRSSEIVEYMPTDTQAWDAAYERFLGLLE; encoded by the coding sequence GTGTCGGCACAGGTTTACATCGCTTTCGATCTGGGCGCGGAGAGCGGACGCGCCGTCGCCGGGGTGTATGATGGGCATCGACTCGAACTGAAAACCCTGCACCGCTTCCCCAACACGCCCCTGCGCCTGCCCGATGCGCTCACGTGGAACGTGCTGCGCCAGTATGCGGAAATCCTGCAGGGTATCGAGCTGACCGTGAAGGAGTATGGCGATGCCGTGCGTTCGGTAGGAGTGGATACGTGGGGGGTGGACTTTGGGCTGCTGGACGCTCGCGGCACGCTGTTGACCAACCCGGTACACTACCGCGACCACCGCACGGACGGCATCATGGAGAGCCTGCAGTCGATGGTGGGGGCGGATACCATCTACGATGCCACAGGCATCCAGTTCATGCCCATCAACACGCTGTACCAGCTGGTAGCGGTGCAGCAACAGCATCCGGGGCTGCTGGAATTGGCGGACAGGATACTGATGATGCCCGACCTGTTCCACTACTGGCTGAGCGGGGCGAAGGTGAGCGAGCGCACCATTGCCAGCACGTCGCAGATGATGGACGCACGCACAGGCGAGTGGGCGATCGACCTGTTGCGACACGTAGGGTTACCCACGCACTTCCTGCCGGAGATTGTGCCGCCGGGCACGCGACTGGGCAAACTGCGCAAAGCGGTCGCGATGGAAACGGGCGCGACAGCCGTAGAGGTGGTGGCACCAGGCAGTCACGACACGGCTTCGGCGGTAGCTGCGGTTCCCGCTGCGTTGGGAAGCGATTTCGCCTACATCAGCAGCGGCACCTGGTCGCTGATGGGGGTGGAGCTGTCTGAGCCTCTGATTAACGCGCACACGCGCACGCTGAACTTCACCAACGAGGGCGGCGTCAACAATACCATCCGCTTCCTGCGAAACATCATGGGTCTGTGGCTGGTGCAGGAGTGTCGGCGTGCCTACGCCCGTGAAGGGCAGGACTATACCTACGAGCAGCTCACGCAGCTGGCGGCGGAGGCGCAACCCTTCCGCGTGGTGATTGACCCCGACGACCGCCGCTTCCTGAATCCGCCCAACATGCTGACCGCCATCTGCGAGTACTGCGAGGCAACCGGGCAACCCGCGCCGCAGACGCCGGGCGAGTTTGTGCGGTGCTGTTTGGAGAGCCTTGCGCTGCGCTATCGGTGGGTACTGGAGCAGCTGGAGAGCCTGCTGGGCAAGCGGCTGAGCGTCATCCACGTGGTGGGCGGTGGCACGCAGAACCGCCTGCTTTGCCAGTTCACCGCCGATGCCTGCAACCGTCCGGTGCTGGCGGGACCGGTGGAAGCCACTGCGGCAGGCAACGTGATGCTGCAGATGATGGCGATGGGC